CTTAATTTGTTTTATCACGTAGTTATTTTGGTTCCTGATTTCGGAAAAGAACTCTTTATGATTTGGAACCGAATAAAATTTATGAtattataactatataattaAATGTTAGATGATTCGCTTAACAGTCGTTTTCATGAAATAGTGGAACATCTATTTACCTTTATTACTAAGTGCACTTGTAATGATATTATGGTGAATAAAATCCAGCCCAACTTTGAGggtgttttctttctgtattgTGGTGGGGTCTCTTTTTTTAGTTCTAATTGCTAAAAATAGTTTTTTGTATTTGCAGCTGGTTTTAGAAGAAGTTTCCGTCTTagtagaaaagataagaaaacaaataaatccaTGTATGAGTGCAAGAAGAGTGACCAGTACGACACAGCCGATGTGCCCACATATGAGGAGGTGACACCCTATCGACGGCAGATGAATGAGAACTACAGACTCGTTGTCTTGGTTGGTAAGTGATTGTTTTGTGTGTGATGCTGAGGAAATAAGTGAGACAGTGGGAATTTAACCTCAAAGAGAACAATGCTGGAAATTTTCAAGCTAAAAAAATCTCACCTTAACACCTTTTCTTCGGCCTCTAAAATGAAACCTTTAGTCTTTTTGTACCTATGACATCGAGGAGACTTTCAAGACCTCTGGGCCACGGCGTTGGCATCTCACTGGACCCTCTGTGGGACAGGGGAGAGCAAACACTGTCACAGTGTATTCAGCATATCAGGGCAACTaagtaatagaaatgaaaaaatttaatgtaatcGCGTttcctttgattcattttgaggcAGTAGCCATGGTATAAGCTTCCTATGGGTTTAGATCTTTGATGAAGTTCTAGGGTGTTTAAAGCTAGAGAGTTAGCGAAACTGCGAAAAGTAAGTATATGCGGGGATTTCCATAAATACTGGTCTGATTTGCATTAACATCCTAGCAGACGTCTTGTCCAGCCTTTAAGATAGGAGCAGACACAACCTTcgtgtccccaccccacccttgtttgtgtttctttacaaGTGTGGTGACGGGTGTATAGGCTTCAAGGATCAAAGCCagtgatttggggggaaaatctgGAGCCTAGAGTCTATCTCTTGTTAATTGTGCCTTTATAGACTGAAGATGACAGTTATGCGGATGAGAATAGATGGAAAAGCTAGAGAATCCCCCTTTCCTTTGAAGGTAACAGCGTGTTCGTAACAGACGGTAGGTGACCCGTAGGAAAGGATGCAGCTTCTCACATCCAGTGGCTCTGGAGGGGATCATGGCGTCGCCAGATATTCCCACTGTTGGCACTATTTAGAAATACGTATTCACACACTCCAAGGTTTCCTTTAGTGACTGTGCCCTCTTCTAGTCTGCGTATACTGGACCCTCACCCCCTCTCCAACCCCACCTGGAAGAATGTTCTCCATAGGTCTTTTTGTTGCCTGGAGCGCTTACAGTGCCCCAGCTTCCCTCCTTGTGGAGCTGAGCGAGCGAGAGCCCAAGCCTTCCCCAGTTCCAAGTCCTGTTACCTCGTACTCGGGCTCCTTGGACCTCCTGCCCCTGTCCTCGCAGCACCCCTGCCCCGAGCCACCCCTCAGCAGCACCAGTCCCTGCAGAGTCCCTCCCAGCCCTGTCGCATACCTGCTCTTCACCCGAGGGGAGGTGTACTTTGTGATAAAAGGGCAGAGATAGTGTGATTTCCTACGTCCCCTTAAATCTAGATGACCCTCTCTAGTCCAGGAGTTATTATTACAACTATATAACCTTTGGTTTTCTCTACGGGATCTAATTGAAAGAAGAAAGTAGGATAaaccttgcctttttttctttcctttaggtgctaacgataaaaaaaaaaaaaaccctttccttGGGGCTAAGGAAGGGGAGATAGATGAGGATAAGTTATAAGTCTGAATACTAATCCAGGGAAGAATAAAATTAATCACAGAAGCAACTAACCATAGTTGGTGAttatggaaaggaaatagccactcccTAGAATCTTCCaaaggaaaagggggtggggaaagcTTGGCCTCACACAGATAGAATTAATCATGGGTTTCTGTGAAATGGTACTGTATGCAGATGTCATTCCCCAGCCCTTGAAATTCCTAGTATCCATTTTGTAGATTCCTTGACACTTTTCAGGAATAGTTAATCCTGTTATCTGTGAATAGAGACAGTTTTGTTCCTTCTTGGCAGGAATTTTTTAATTCTCGCCTTACTGTATCTCCTCCTCACTGCAGGCTCCCCAGCGTGATGGTGAATGGCAGCGGtagtattcagtctttcaccaggAAGTATGATACTAGCTATCGGTTTAGCAAATTAAGCAAATTCCCTTCTATTATTAGTTTGCTGAGACTATTTATCATGAACTgacgttgaattttgtcaagtggtTTTTgtctgcatcagttgagatgattatatgtttTCTGTCATTTGAGCTGTTGAAATGCTGACTCGTATGGATTGCTTTTTGAATGTTGAATGAGCCTCGCCACTCCCAGCACAAACTCCACTAAGTCGTGACATTAGTCTTTTGTACAGGACCCCGTTATCTCGCCTGCAGGACCCCGTTATCTCGCCTGCAGGACCCAGTTAGTTATCTCGCCTGCAGGACCCAGTTATCATCTCGCCTGCAGGACCCCGTTATCTCGCCTGCAGGACCCCGTTATCTCGCCTGCAGGACCCAGTTATCTCGCCTGCAGGACCCCGTTATCTCGCCTGCAGGACCCAGTTAGTTATCTCGCCTGCAGGACCCAGTTAGTTATCTCGCCTGCAGGACCCAGTTATCTCGCCTGCAGGACCCCGTTATCTCGCCTGCAGGACCCAGTCATCTCGCCTGCAGGACCCCGTTATCTCGCCTGCAGGACCCAGTTAGTTATCTCGCCTGCAGGACCCAGTTAGTTATCTCGCCTGCAGGACCCCGTTATCTCGCCTGCAGGACCCCGTTATCTCGCCTGCAGGACCCAGTTAGTTATCTCGCCTGCAGGACCCAGTTATCATCTCGCCTGCAGGACCCCGTTATCTCGCCTGCAGGACCCCGTTATCTCGCCTGCAGGACCCAGTTATCTCGCCTGCAGGACCCCGTTATCTCGCCTGCAGGACCCAGTTAGTTATCTCGCCTGCAGGACCCAGTTATCATCTCGCCTGCAGGACCCAGTTATCTCGCCTGCAGGACCCAGTTATCTCGCCTGCAGGACCCCGTTATCTCGCCTGCAGGACCCAGTTAGTTATCTCGCCTGCAGGACCCAGTTATCTCGCCTGCAGGACCCAGTTAGTTATCTCGCCTGCAGGACCCAGTTAGTTATCTCGCCTGCAGGA
Above is a genomic segment from Tursiops truncatus isolate mTurTru1 chromosome 2, mTurTru1.mat.Y, whole genome shotgun sequence containing:
- the LOC141278130 gene encoding uncharacterized protein, with protein sequence MFSIGLFVAWSAYSAPASLLVELSEREPKPSPVPSPVTSYSGSLDLLPLSSQHPCPEPPLSSTSPCRVPPSPVAYLLFTRGEVYFLSRLQDPVISPAGPRYLACRTQLVISPAGPSYHLACRTPLSRLQDPVISPAGPSYLACRTPLSRLQDPVSYLACRTQLSSRLQDPVISPAGPSYLACRTPLSRLQDPVSYLACRTQLSRLQDPVSYLACRTQLVISPAGPRYLACRTPLSRLQDPVSYLACRTQLSSRLQDPVISPAGPSYLACRTPLSRLQDPVSYLACRTQLSSRLQDPVISPAGPSYLACRTPLSRLQDPVSYLACRTQLSRLQDPVSYLACRTQLVISPAGPRYLACRTPLSRLQDPVISPAVFLRCFCLLLYQEPQSAAFCVPSSGFRCNRWTSFKGSSEEKHSIIPATF